One region of Vibrio sp. FE10 genomic DNA includes:
- a CDS encoding LysR family transcriptional regulator, producing the protein MDWILNVKSYVRVVEEGSFNGAARKLNTTSSAISKRVNWLEERIGTQLLKRTTRSISQTEAGALFYLRAKDQLDNWQSIIDETRSVNQTPAGLLKIGATIAVGSKFLVQYMDDFLEKYPDIKVQLITTTSGQLPELGLDLVISRELEQLNSLSFKKTPLFEHKAGFYAAPSYLAKHGYPTCEQDLEQHNSLIWGERPTREVTLTKGQRITLNGNFATTNPEALFHAAKRGMGVLLTIKAMIKEDLKQGTLVPVLPNITADEVMVYAYYPKLDYSHTRTKLFLDHLKERLDRERSTQIL; encoded by the coding sequence ATGGATTGGATTCTTAACGTAAAAAGCTACGTAAGAGTGGTAGAAGAAGGCAGCTTCAATGGAGCAGCACGTAAACTGAATACCACCAGCTCAGCAATCAGCAAAAGAGTAAACTGGCTGGAAGAACGCATTGGCACTCAACTTTTAAAGCGCACGACTCGCTCAATTAGCCAAACCGAAGCAGGCGCACTCTTTTACCTGCGAGCCAAGGATCAGCTCGATAATTGGCAGTCGATTATTGATGAGACTCGCTCAGTAAACCAAACACCCGCTGGCTTGCTAAAGATAGGTGCGACCATTGCCGTTGGCTCTAAGTTTCTAGTGCAATATATGGACGACTTCTTGGAGAAATACCCAGATATCAAAGTACAGCTCATCACCACTACTTCCGGGCAATTACCTGAACTTGGGTTAGATCTGGTGATCAGTCGAGAACTGGAACAACTCAACTCTTTGAGCTTCAAGAAAACCCCCTTGTTTGAGCACAAAGCCGGTTTCTATGCCGCACCGAGTTATCTCGCCAAACATGGTTACCCCACCTGTGAGCAAGACTTAGAGCAGCACAACTCTCTAATCTGGGGAGAGCGCCCGACTCGAGAAGTTACACTCACCAAAGGGCAACGAATCACGTTGAATGGAAACTTCGCGACCACTAACCCTGAAGCATTATTTCATGCGGCGAAGCGAGGAATGGGCGTGCTCTTAACCATCAAAGCAATGATCAAAGAAGATCTCAAACAAGGGACATTAGTTCCAGTCTTACCAAATATCACGGCTGACGAGGTGATGGTTTACGCATACTACCCTAAGCTTGACTACTCACACACACGAACAAAGCTCTTTTTGGATCACCTCAAAGAGAGACTAGACAGAGAGCGTAGCACTCAGATTTTGTGA
- a CDS encoding porin, with protein sequence MKKAVLASAVVAALVSGSSLAATVYSSDGTELKIGGRAEFRGDFIGSGSSVTDGIDEVEGSMKDKTRFRLNLGGKTELTDNATAFGFYEAEQGTGKDTFQNRYMYAGVDFDGQAVSVGRQDMASVIVSDFTDITEFSGVQQVFGAASDKEDGVFAYRGGFDALQLEATYQTNSEKDSDGYGLSGIYSLPFGLDLGLAYSGEDKGEGNGSANQILAGLAYSLDSLYLAATYSTGDADDKAVGADTESFTAMELAAQYKFTKQLSAAVVYTYQEDEAANGSKSDALDGVEIAGYYKFNGNFRTYVSYYLNGLDETKVANVVTVEQEDILRLGVRYDF encoded by the coding sequence ATGAAAAAGGCAGTTCTAGCTTCTGCAGTGGTAGCAGCACTAGTTTCAGGTTCATCTCTAGCAGCAACAGTTTACAGCTCTGATGGTACTGAGCTTAAGATTGGTGGTCGTGCAGAATTCCGTGGTGACTTCATTGGTTCAGGCAGCAGTGTTACTGATGGTATTGACGAAGTTGAAGGTTCAATGAAAGATAAAACTCGCTTTCGTTTAAACCTTGGCGGTAAAACAGAGCTTACAGATAATGCAACAGCTTTCGGTTTCTATGAGGCCGAGCAAGGTACTGGCAAAGATACTTTCCAGAACCGTTACATGTACGCTGGTGTTGATTTTGATGGCCAAGCAGTTTCTGTCGGTCGCCAAGACATGGCTTCAGTAATCGTATCTGACTTTACGGATATCACTGAGTTCTCTGGTGTTCAACAAGTATTCGGTGCAGCTTCTGATAAAGAAGACGGCGTATTTGCCTACCGCGGCGGTTTTGATGCCCTTCAGTTAGAAGCAACTTACCAAACCAACAGCGAGAAAGACTCTGATGGCTACGGTCTTTCTGGTATTTACTCACTACCATTCGGTTTGGATCTTGGCCTTGCATACTCAGGTGAAGATAAAGGCGAAGGAAATGGTAGCGCAAACCAAATCCTTGCAGGTCTAGCGTATTCTCTAGATAGTCTTTACCTAGCAGCAACATACTCTACAGGTGACGCTGACGATAAAGCAGTCGGTGCAGATACTGAATCATTTACTGCAATGGAACTTGCTGCACAGTACAAATTCACAAAACAGCTTTCTGCTGCTGTAGTGTATACGTACCAAGAAGATGAAGCCGCGAATGGCTCTAAATCTGATGCTCTAGACGGAGTTGAGATCGCTGGTTACTACAAATTCAATGGTAATTTCCGCACTTACGTTTCTTACTACCTAAATGGCCTAGACGAGACAAAAGTAGCTAATGTTGTAACTGTTGAGCAAGAAGATATTCTTCGCCTAGGTGTACGTTACGACTTCTAA
- a CDS encoding DMT family transporter, which produces MSQHHPIQGASWMLTAGLAFAVINSLTQIASIHFGLTSTTVAVIQYAIALLAILPYLKTLGIRRALKTDNLKLHVFRVFLSVIGIQLWIWALAYPVPIWQGIALLMTSPLFATIGSGLFLKEKVGAARWGATLAGFVGAMVILEPWAEDFSWATLLPVGAAFFWACYSLMVKKLSSQDSPSTMVVYLLLLITPFNLLLAVPDWQTPSGGTIWGILVVIGIMTALAQWAIVKAYSVADASFVQPFDHAKLPLNVLAGWIVFSWVPPGRLWLGAAIIIASVAFITHWETKRPAKSKKV; this is translated from the coding sequence ATGTCACAACACCATCCGATTCAAGGCGCTAGCTGGATGCTAACCGCTGGTTTAGCCTTTGCTGTCATTAACAGCCTTACTCAAATCGCTAGCATTCATTTCGGACTCACTTCTACCACCGTCGCCGTCATTCAATACGCTATCGCGTTGCTTGCTATTCTGCCTTACCTTAAAACGTTAGGGATTCGCCGAGCGCTAAAAACCGATAATCTAAAATTGCACGTGTTCCGAGTCTTCTTATCGGTTATTGGTATTCAACTGTGGATTTGGGCTTTGGCTTACCCTGTGCCTATTTGGCAAGGTATCGCCCTTCTCATGACTTCACCTTTGTTCGCGACCATAGGTTCTGGGCTTTTTCTCAAAGAGAAAGTGGGCGCTGCTCGTTGGGGCGCAACCTTAGCGGGTTTCGTGGGCGCCATGGTTATTTTGGAACCGTGGGCAGAAGATTTTAGCTGGGCAACGCTACTGCCAGTTGGCGCTGCATTCTTTTGGGCGTGCTACTCTCTTATGGTGAAAAAACTGTCCTCGCAAGACAGCCCATCGACCATGGTGGTTTACCTTCTTCTCTTGATTACACCCTTTAACCTTCTTCTCGCAGTACCTGATTGGCAAACTCCGAGCGGTGGCACTATCTGGGGAATATTGGTTGTCATTGGCATAATGACTGCGCTTGCACAATGGGCAATCGTAAAAGCATACTCCGTAGCCGATGCCTCTTTTGTTCAACCATTTGACCACGCTAAGCTTCCACTCAATGTATTAGCAGGCTGGATCGTATTTAGTTGGGTTCCACCTGGTCGTTTATGGCTAGGAGCCGCTATTATTATTGCGTCAGTTGCTTTTATTACCCATTGGGAAACAAAAAGACCAGCGAAATCGAAGAAAGTTTAA
- a CDS encoding YoaK family protein — MISKLPRWVEYGALLLAGLAGSVNAIGLLGFQHQAISHISGTMSLLGSSLLTPSNASIHLFLVIMSFMLGAAFSGFFIENQALKLGRRYGVALCIEGGLLFLALGTLLQGYTSGQYFASAACGLQNAMITTYSGAIIRTTHMSGIITDLGIMIGARLKGTPFDRRKAKLLMFIVGGFLFGGLTGACLFQRFEILALAFPASFAFIIAFSYWLYLTYRTDTPVNL; from the coding sequence ATGATTTCTAAGTTGCCTCGCTGGGTTGAATACGGCGCCTTACTACTCGCAGGCCTTGCTGGCAGCGTGAATGCTATTGGTCTTCTCGGATTCCAACATCAAGCCATTTCTCATATATCCGGTACCATGTCGTTGTTGGGAAGCAGCCTACTGACCCCTTCTAATGCTTCAATACACCTTTTTTTAGTTATCATGAGCTTTATGCTCGGTGCCGCCTTCAGTGGTTTCTTTATTGAAAACCAAGCGCTGAAATTAGGGCGTCGTTATGGCGTGGCTTTATGTATTGAAGGTGGGCTACTGTTCTTAGCTCTTGGGACATTGTTGCAAGGGTATACGTCAGGCCAATATTTCGCTTCAGCCGCATGTGGCCTGCAGAATGCGATGATAACGACCTACAGCGGTGCAATCATTCGTACCACACACATGAGCGGGATCATCACAGATCTTGGCATCATGATTGGTGCTCGCTTAAAAGGTACGCCTTTCGATCGACGTAAAGCCAAATTACTGATGTTCATTGTCGGGGGCTTTCTGTTTGGAGGGTTAACCGGTGCGTGCTTGTTCCAACGCTTCGAAATTTTAGCGCTGGCTTTTCCTGCTTCTTTCGCTTTCATTATCGCATTTAGCTATTGGCTTTACCTGACCTATCGAACTGATACTCCAGTAAATTTATAA
- a CDS encoding peptidoglycan DD-metalloendopeptidase family protein, with protein MYSKIFSSPFSELSPVKKAAILGLPLIAVIGVALQTSQSDLTKTIDLNLPDSTVIESILTPSVVIIEPPTFEYQIQTGDNLSSIFTQLGFSYKSMMSVMETDLNFLALDTLRPGNTLRFWRDEATGNLSKMEIQFSVADKAVYRLLDDGSYEFEDISIPGEWKQKPLVGDIQGSFSMSANKVGLNSLEIDHIVTLLKDKLNFSRDLRAGDQFEVLQKAQFVDGVATGKREIEAIKIINRNRVVSAYLHTDGQYYDADGDSLQRAFQRYPVSSSWRQSSQFNPKRLHPVTGRISPHNGTDFATPIGTPVQATGDGKVIMTRKHPYAGNYVVIQHGSTYKTRYLHLSKILVRKGQTVSRGQRIGLSGKTGRVTGAHLHYELIERGRPVNAMTANIPMADSVPKKEKATFVAARDEADKLLKKALEEQSNNS; from the coding sequence GTGTATTCAAAAATATTCTCCTCTCCGTTTTCTGAGCTTTCACCTGTAAAAAAAGCAGCTATTTTAGGACTGCCACTTATTGCAGTCATCGGTGTTGCTTTACAAACTTCTCAATCAGATCTGACAAAAACGATCGATCTGAATTTACCGGACTCAACCGTTATTGAGTCAATCCTTACACCTTCTGTGGTCATCATTGAACCGCCGACGTTTGAGTATCAAATTCAAACGGGCGATAACTTGAGTAGCATCTTCACTCAACTTGGGTTTTCTTATAAATCGATGATGAGCGTGATGGAAACGGATTTAAACTTCCTTGCGCTAGACACGCTTCGTCCTGGCAACACATTACGTTTCTGGCGTGATGAGGCGACGGGTAATCTGTCCAAGATGGAAATCCAATTTAGTGTTGCTGATAAGGCGGTTTACCGACTGCTTGATGATGGCAGCTACGAATTTGAAGACATTTCTATTCCGGGTGAATGGAAGCAAAAGCCTCTCGTGGGTGATATTCAAGGCAGTTTCTCTATGTCGGCGAATAAAGTCGGTCTAAACAGTCTTGAGATTGACCATATTGTGACTCTTCTTAAAGACAAATTGAATTTCAGCCGTGACCTACGTGCTGGCGATCAGTTTGAAGTGCTTCAGAAAGCTCAATTCGTTGATGGTGTTGCAACCGGAAAACGTGAAATTGAAGCGATTAAGATCATCAACCGCAACCGCGTTGTTTCTGCTTATCTTCACACTGATGGTCAATACTATGATGCGGACGGTGATAGCCTACAACGTGCTTTCCAACGTTACCCTGTGAGCAGCAGCTGGCGTCAGAGTTCTCAATTTAACCCTAAACGCTTACACCCTGTGACAGGTCGAATCTCACCACATAACGGTACAGACTTCGCGACGCCAATTGGCACGCCAGTTCAAGCGACCGGTGATGGTAAAGTGATCATGACCCGTAAACACCCTTACGCGGGTAACTACGTGGTGATTCAGCACGGCAGCACTTACAAAACGCGCTACCTGCATTTAAGTAAGATCCTTGTGCGTAAAGGGCAAACAGTTTCTCGTGGTCAACGTATTGGCTTATCGGGTAAAACTGGCCGAGTGACGGGTGCGCATTTGCACTACGAACTGATCGAACGTGGTCGTCCTGTTAACGCGATGACAGCAAATATTCCGATGGCTGATTCTGTGCCGAAAAAGGAAAAAGCGACATTCGTAGCCGCGAGAGATGAAGCCGACAAGTTACTCAAGAAAGCGTTAGAAGAGCAATCAAACAACAGTTAG
- a CDS encoding GFA family protein: MQTIKGFSIIINTGLTGSGAWMDINHIKDRSIRSCECRCGAVNLVCRGEPQRTSVCHCYECQKRTGSVFGVQARYPIEQVTLSGEVTSFSRISDTGNEVTYQFCPKCGTTMLLQSVAAADFYIVPLGLFKEQDFPLPSFSVYEERKHGWVKFDHQMSHYN, encoded by the coding sequence GTGCAGACCATAAAGGGCTTTAGTATAATTATCAATACAGGGTTAACTGGAAGTGGAGCATGGATGGATATCAATCATATTAAAGATAGAAGTATCAGAAGTTGCGAATGCCGCTGTGGAGCCGTCAACCTAGTATGCAGAGGCGAACCTCAACGAACCTCGGTATGCCATTGTTATGAATGTCAGAAACGCACCGGAAGTGTGTTCGGCGTTCAGGCTCGGTACCCAATAGAGCAAGTGACGCTAAGCGGAGAAGTAACCTCTTTTTCACGCATCAGCGATACAGGCAATGAAGTCACCTATCAGTTTTGTCCCAAGTGTGGAACCACCATGCTTTTACAGTCCGTTGCCGCCGCCGATTTTTATATCGTCCCACTAGGATTGTTTAAAGAGCAAGATTTCCCATTACCAAGCTTTTCAGTCTATGAAGAACGTAAACACGGTTGGGTCAAGTTTGACCACCAGATGAGCCATTACAACTAG
- a CDS encoding isoamylase early set domain-containing protein has product MINKRFFKTKDEVEVTFELEAQEANSVSIVADFLDWKATPMKKLAKGKVYKFKTRLPKDGEFQFRYLVDDQEWVNDANADRYIPNDFGGDNCLVSTVTA; this is encoded by the coding sequence ATGATTAACAAACGTTTTTTTAAAACCAAAGATGAAGTGGAAGTGACCTTCGAGCTGGAAGCTCAAGAAGCAAACTCAGTTTCTATTGTTGCTGATTTTCTTGATTGGAAAGCAACCCCAATGAAAAAGTTGGCGAAAGGGAAAGTCTACAAATTCAAAACTCGTCTACCTAAAGATGGCGAGTTTCAATTCCGCTACCTTGTTGATGACCAAGAGTGGGTGAACGACGCGAACGCTGATCGCTATATCCCCAATGATTTTGGTGGTGATAACTGTTTGGTATCGACGGTTACTGCTTAA
- a CDS encoding putative bifunctional diguanylate cyclase/phosphodiesterase, with translation MTQHTHSNIIDTERIGRLLKLEGIDLLESAVLTLHQTFGTQYTSIIEKKYFPDQMVPLVIAQSDHVLHDKINPRHGHIYQQAVNQSHPDCSFAQYIIKSLPTSAFRQEITSQNSIAIPTRTQSGEVMGVLFSTFTSPLSPDQQQEVIKHHQLFADIVIHTLREMWFNDRSEQLVNQLSYEVSHDSLTGLLNRSCLSDTLESITQQSVTPFTVALLDINSFKAINDMHGNYIGDKVLQHVAETLRRTLPENNLTFRTAGNEFAFITYHNDPIGVCEQVVTKIKQGYCSVDLKIDFDVSIGIARSDGNNKDVEQIIFNTSLALKECKQHPDTHIQCYDTHLRARYQRKTELIAALRSELESSISSKTVFNGNHGNSPTTDNNGMYVVVQPIVGKDDTRWEYFEVLTRWKTTQHGDISPVEFIQVAEESGLIVELGERIIELVCRAKITLEQGLGYKIKLGINCSAHELSDSKRYLAYLTKTIKQYNFEANEFVIELTETVLLSPTPEVKDALNYLREQGFTIALDDFGTGYSSLNYIHSYPIDCIKIDAVFIQNLLTNSTSESVVWLIIQLAQRLGVSLVAEGVEEREQLDKLHSMGCDSIQGYLYSCPLRPETIVSNIKALSV, from the coding sequence ATGACTCAACATACGCACAGCAACATAATAGACACAGAGCGCATTGGCCGTTTACTTAAATTGGAAGGTATCGACCTTTTAGAGTCGGCCGTGCTTACTTTGCATCAAACCTTTGGTACTCAATACACCAGCATTATTGAGAAGAAGTATTTCCCAGACCAAATGGTTCCTTTGGTGATTGCACAATCTGACCACGTACTGCATGACAAAATCAATCCGCGTCATGGTCACATCTACCAACAAGCCGTTAATCAAAGTCACCCTGATTGCTCTTTCGCTCAATACATTATTAAATCTTTGCCAACGTCAGCGTTCAGGCAAGAGATCACCTCTCAAAACTCGATTGCGATACCCACTCGAACTCAGAGTGGTGAAGTCATGGGTGTGTTGTTTTCGACCTTCACATCACCTCTTAGCCCTGACCAACAGCAAGAAGTGATCAAGCATCACCAACTTTTTGCAGACATCGTCATTCATACCTTGCGCGAGATGTGGTTTAACGACAGATCTGAGCAGTTAGTCAATCAACTCAGCTACGAGGTGTCGCACGATAGCTTAACAGGACTGCTTAACCGCAGTTGTTTGTCGGATACGCTAGAATCGATCACTCAACAGAGTGTCACGCCTTTTACCGTGGCTCTGTTGGATATAAACAGCTTCAAAGCCATTAACGACATGCACGGTAATTACATCGGCGACAAGGTACTGCAGCATGTCGCTGAAACACTGCGCCGTACATTACCAGAGAACAACCTAACCTTTCGTACAGCCGGTAACGAGTTTGCTTTCATTACTTATCATAACGACCCAATCGGTGTCTGCGAACAGGTAGTAACCAAAATAAAGCAAGGCTATTGCAGCGTTGATCTGAAGATTGATTTCGATGTCAGTATTGGGATTGCTCGCTCAGATGGAAATAATAAAGACGTAGAACAGATCATCTTCAATACCAGCTTGGCTTTAAAAGAATGTAAACAGCACCCAGATACACACATCCAATGCTACGACACTCATTTAAGAGCGCGTTATCAAAGAAAAACCGAGTTGATTGCCGCTTTACGCAGTGAGCTAGAAAGCTCAATCTCGAGTAAAACAGTATTCAATGGCAATCACGGCAATAGCCCTACAACTGACAACAATGGAATGTATGTGGTCGTCCAACCGATCGTCGGTAAAGACGATACACGTTGGGAATATTTTGAGGTTCTCACTCGTTGGAAAACGACTCAACACGGCGACATATCTCCCGTAGAGTTCATACAAGTTGCAGAAGAGTCTGGCCTTATCGTCGAGTTGGGCGAACGTATTATCGAACTCGTTTGCCGAGCAAAAATCACACTTGAGCAAGGCTTAGGCTATAAAATCAAACTGGGTATCAACTGTTCCGCTCACGAGCTTAGTGATTCTAAACGCTACCTTGCCTACCTCACTAAAACGATCAAACAGTACAACTTCGAGGCGAATGAGTTTGTTATTGAATTAACCGAAACCGTATTACTTTCGCCGACACCTGAAGTCAAAGACGCCCTCAACTATCTTCGAGAACAAGGCTTCACCATTGCGTTAGATGACTTTGGTACCGGCTACTCAAGCCTGAACTACATTCACAGCTACCCTATCGATTGCATTAAAATCGATGCCGTCTTTATCCAGAACCTGTTAACCAACTCCACATCAGAGAGTGTCGTTTGGTTGATCATTCAATTGGCGCAAAGGTTGGGTGTATCACTCGTTGCGGAAGGTGTCGAAGAGCGTGAGCAGTTAGATAAACTCCACTCAATGGGGTGCGACAGTATCCAAGGTTACCTCTATTCTTGTCCACTGCGCCCAGAAACCATCGTCAGCAACATAAAAGCGCTAAGCGTATGA
- a CDS encoding succinylglutamate desuccinylase/aspartoacylase family protein: MKTEYLGDVLQGRQVIGSLNVDDLPTGEHQFWFQVTSDGLGQPKNMPVSVFKGSQDGPKLMITAGIHGDELNGVLAAQQIIRDLVGKNLTGTVTIVPTVNLSGLLNHSRDFISSDPGSCPANLNRLFPGDAHGLAAERFVASLWERLLKHNATFAVDLHTQTRGAVYPLYVFADYRIDQCLEMARLMQPDCVLNDPGDPGILETVWNRSGIPSITVEVGMGKFTQPDMIQRAVDGVFNMLSYYEMSEAVGEQITEPKQLPALDWIEGNNVVSIRADIGGFVLPQVELLQSVEQGELLAIQYDAFGNECRRYHAPSAGRVLSYNVDALREPGALVCRLLS; the protein is encoded by the coding sequence ATGAAAACAGAGTACTTAGGTGATGTTTTACAAGGTAGGCAGGTTATTGGCTCCTTGAATGTGGACGACCTACCCACTGGGGAACATCAGTTTTGGTTCCAAGTGACCAGCGATGGGCTAGGGCAACCGAAAAATATGCCAGTGTCTGTTTTTAAAGGAAGCCAGGATGGACCCAAGTTGATGATCACCGCCGGTATTCATGGTGATGAGTTGAATGGCGTGTTGGCTGCTCAACAAATTATCAGAGATCTCGTTGGTAAGAACTTAACAGGTACAGTGACGATTGTGCCTACGGTCAACCTGTCTGGTTTGTTAAATCATAGCCGCGACTTTATCTCTTCTGACCCGGGTTCATGTCCTGCTAACCTCAATCGACTTTTCCCTGGTGATGCCCATGGTTTGGCTGCCGAGCGTTTTGTGGCTTCATTGTGGGAGCGTTTGCTTAAACACAATGCAACGTTTGCAGTCGATCTTCATACCCAAACGCGTGGTGCGGTTTATCCTCTCTATGTTTTTGCTGATTACCGGATTGATCAATGTTTAGAGATGGCGAGATTAATGCAGCCCGATTGTGTGCTCAATGATCCCGGCGACCCAGGTATCTTAGAAACCGTATGGAACCGAAGTGGTATCCCAAGTATCACGGTCGAAGTGGGGATGGGTAAATTTACTCAACCTGACATGATTCAAAGGGCGGTCGACGGCGTGTTTAATATGCTGTCTTACTATGAGATGTCCGAGGCTGTCGGTGAGCAAATAACAGAGCCTAAGCAACTTCCCGCTCTTGATTGGATCGAAGGCAACAATGTTGTGTCTATTCGTGCCGATATCGGTGGTTTTGTTCTACCTCAGGTTGAACTCCTGCAAAGCGTAGAACAAGGCGAGTTGCTAGCCATTCAATATGATGCATTTGGTAACGAATGCCGTCGCTATCACGCGCCGTCTGCAGGGCGTGTACTTAGCTATAATGTGGATGCATTAAGGGAACCGGGTGCGCTTGTTTGTCGCTTGCTGAGTTAG
- a CDS encoding multidrug effflux MFS transporter, giving the protein MSQSTFKKTPLLLAMMIIATGQVGVSIYLPSLPLIASDLSVIQVDVQLLVTLFLVGFGLSQLFYGPMSDAVGRRPIFLLGQGVYLIGTIVCFSFSDNMTALEVGRLLQGLGAGSASVLGRSVLRDSYDGPQLTKALSYISITASIMPIIAPVFGGWISFHLGWQAVFLFVLLYLLAIFILGYFVLPETLPYGKSRFEVSQVVKNYGRLLTNRQVISSASYNWMSYMASLVSLSLFPFLMQEQLGLTAAEYGSLMIVPSAGLLIGSVALNLLNRRFSTPQLMSLAILIVLASGAWLLTHELSIFNLVWAFTWLAIAQGISFPLSISMLLEPHKKQAGAVSALSGSIQMCMAGLLGGYLVESWVTTHLQLGVFYLIIGAGMGCVLWSSTRANKKIDSAAIEYS; this is encoded by the coding sequence TTGAGCCAATCGACCTTTAAAAAAACGCCGTTACTCTTAGCAATGATGATCATTGCTACGGGGCAAGTGGGTGTGAGTATTTACCTCCCATCATTGCCATTAATCGCTTCTGACTTAAGTGTTATCCAAGTGGATGTGCAATTACTCGTTACACTGTTTCTTGTGGGTTTTGGCTTATCTCAGCTATTTTATGGCCCGATGTCTGATGCGGTGGGAAGACGACCTATCTTCTTGTTGGGTCAGGGTGTTTATCTGATTGGTACTATCGTTTGTTTTTCATTTTCCGACAATATGACCGCTTTAGAAGTTGGTCGTTTGTTGCAAGGTTTAGGGGCGGGGAGTGCTTCGGTGCTCGGGCGAAGTGTTCTTAGAGACAGTTATGATGGCCCTCAACTCACTAAGGCGCTCTCTTATATTTCAATCACCGCTTCTATCATGCCGATCATTGCGCCAGTGTTTGGTGGTTGGATCTCGTTTCATCTCGGTTGGCAGGCGGTGTTCCTGTTTGTTTTATTGTATTTATTGGCGATATTTATTCTTGGCTACTTTGTGTTGCCCGAGACGTTACCTTACGGAAAGAGTCGGTTTGAAGTCAGCCAGGTGGTGAAAAACTACGGACGCTTGCTGACTAACCGTCAAGTGATCAGCAGCGCGAGCTACAACTGGATGAGCTATATGGCGAGCCTAGTGTCGCTATCTTTATTCCCATTCTTAATGCAAGAACAACTAGGCCTGACAGCTGCTGAATATGGCTCTTTGATGATTGTGCCTTCGGCTGGGTTGTTGATCGGCAGTGTGGCGTTGAACTTACTCAACCGCCGATTCAGTACGCCGCAGCTAATGAGCTTAGCGATTTTGATCGTGTTGGCGTCGGGCGCTTGGTTGTTAACACATGAACTCTCTATCTTTAACCTAGTGTGGGCATTTACTTGGCTAGCGATCGCGCAGGGCATCTCTTTCCCTCTATCGATCAGCATGTTGTTGGAGCCTCACAAGAAGCAAGCTGGCGCGGTGTCTGCGCTGTCGGGCTCAATTCAAATGTGTATGGCGGGCTTATTAGGCGGATACTTAGTAGAAAGCTGGGTGACGACTCATCTACAGCTTGGCGTGTTCTACCTGATTATTGGTGCGGGTATGGGCTGTGTACTATGGTCTTCAACTCGAGCTAACAAAAAAATCGACTCTGCAGCAATAGAATATAGCTAG
- a CDS encoding glutaredoxin domain-containing protein has protein sequence MKKPVKITLYRWAGSWGPFKVNIPCGECTLTKDILKDTFENELADVDVELEVKDWLSHWWEPLKLGSWHAPILVVEGKVVSQGEALNRGVLVQSVIKEWTKRDSLKGNIVYGKATCPFCVKAKKMLDEAGVEYTYHDVVKDSAALYRMIPEVKAHIGEKTPVTVPQIWLDGKYIGGADNLEAWMKENGLDSIPNNVVDLSNQSAS, from the coding sequence ATGAAGAAACCAGTCAAGATTACACTATACCGTTGGGCAGGCAGCTGGGGTCCATTTAAAGTCAATATCCCATGTGGAGAATGTACCCTTACTAAAGACATTCTTAAGGACACTTTTGAGAATGAATTAGCCGATGTCGATGTCGAACTAGAAGTGAAAGATTGGTTATCTCATTGGTGGGAACCGCTTAAACTGGGTTCTTGGCATGCGCCGATTCTTGTCGTTGAAGGCAAAGTCGTCAGCCAAGGCGAAGCACTCAATCGAGGGGTGCTCGTTCAATCAGTAATCAAAGAGTGGACGAAACGAGACAGCTTGAAAGGCAACATTGTTTACGGGAAAGCGACATGCCCATTCTGCGTCAAAGCTAAGAAAATGCTTGATGAAGCGGGTGTTGAATATACCTATCACGATGTCGTGAAAGACAGCGCGGCTCTATATCGTATGATCCCAGAGGTAAAAGCGCACATTGGTGAGAAAACACCAGTCACAGTCCCTCAGATCTGGCTTGATGGTAAATACATCGGCGGAGCAGACAACTTAGAAGCTTGGATGAAAGAAAATGGTCTAGATTCCATTCCAAACAACGTTGTCGATTTATCTAATCAATCGGCTAGCTGA